The genomic interval AAGGTTAACCAAGAAAACACTGGCTTCTGTTACAAACTAAGTACCAGTACATGTTTACCCACCAGTAACCATGTAGTTGGATCAAGTTGCCACATTCAGTGGTAGGTAGGCTGCGCTGACCTATCATAGCATTTCACTgattcagaaaactgaaaacactCCTTACTCAATTAACAAAATCCTCTGGATGCCATTAGCCCCGcatttgtgttttcaaataGGAATAATGTTCTAAGGAAGGTTTTATTTACTTATAGGGCCATAAAAATACATTGCAGCCCAGATTCTCTAAATTATTTCTCaaaggaacatttttctttgggTTACATCACAGAGGAGAGCTACAGTCAGCGAAAGCCTCGCCCAATCTCTCATTCAAAGTAAACACACATCAGATTTTCAACTTCTAGTTAACATTTCCTGAAATACAAATAGCtctgtaaatgaaaaaaaaatggatatgCTGAACAAGTTTAAGGCTTAGAGTAGTCTACCCATGCCCACAAGTTCTTGCCAGGAAACACAGATCCTTCCCCTGCTGTTCCCCAGTCTGGGAACACTCAGTTCTTCCCTGGTTTCTACAAACCTTCAGTAAATCCATTGAGGTCTACAAGAAACTACCTCTACGTCACCTGATGCTTGAGTGTAGGTGTGCAGGACTGTTCTTGGAGCCACAGCATTTGTCCTCCTACTGCAGGTTCTGTATCTGCCCTGTGTCCTTCTGCGCATGTCTCTATAAAcaattttcccctttcctccaaATATTCTCATCAACAGACTCACAATAGCCAGGGTTGCTGAAAACAGGCAAAGTCCCCTTCTGCTTTCCTGCAATACcattctgaagaaaaatccAGCACACAGAGTAAAATTATAAACTACTGTCCCATCTGTAGTGCTGAGTGCAAGCATTAAGACCTCAGTATCTAGCTGTGCGTTTACCTACCATATGGCTTATCTGGAATTAAGAGGGTAGTTCTCATGAAATTCATGTAAAGAGAAATTTCACTTGAAATATGGGACATTAAACAAAAGGCAAGTAGGGCCACTCATCTTTCTAACCCAAAGCTGTCACTTACCACTGtgctaattttcttctttccatcagTTGCTCTTAGAAGACACTTATTGTCTGCTGGCTCAAAACCTTCTACATGGCCTTTGCGTGGGACTGGTTTTGTTCGGCCATCATCTGTATTGAAAGACACAAAAGGTTTATTCATATTTCACTAAAATCACTGGATGCTTCCTAAGATGTTAAAAATTGCTCACGAGGAGATCTGTAAAACACCTTGCAATTTAAGGCCATCTGAACTGATATTGCTGCCAAACCGTTGACAGACCCCTTCCTTTGTAGCCCCAGAAATATCTGTTCTATGAACTACAtctgccagaagaaaaaaaatgtaaatcctTTCTCTGACATGCTGTATGAACTGCCCGCTTCAGCAGCAGGATGTCTTACATGCACAAACTGCAGCCTAGGACACTTGACTTCTCAAGTGGTGCCACCTAGCCAGAAACCAGAGAAACATAAACATGTAAAAACAACACCGTAGTTCTCCTTTTACAGAAATCCAAGGATTTCCAATTACTGCTTAAGAAAGTCCCAACATTTCCTGCAGTTTGAAACACAGTCTTATTCAAGGTTTTTAGTACTGCAGCTATGATGATTGATTTGTCTACATGCCTACTCGTTTGCAGATGCTCTTAATTGCAGCTGTCTATTAAAAAATCCATGCTAACAACACTAAGTTTGATTTAGATGAGCACCTCTTTAATCCAATAACAGGCTTAAAACTTACATTTCTTCAGCGTTATGAAGACGCTCCCCGAAGTTCTGCACTTCTGGAAGAGTCGGGTGAGCTCTGTCAGGAACTGCAAGAGAAACAGTGGCCATCACTGGTTGAGAGCCCCGCTCAGGCGTTCCCGTCCTCTCCCGGTGCACCCGAGCAGCCCCCGCCCCGTCGCCACCACAGGCCGGGCCGTCCCGCTGCTGCGGGAACAGGCACCAAGGGCAGGAAACTCCCGGGTCTCCCCACGCAGAGGCCGGAGGACACGAGGTCCCAGTCGAGGGCGGCCCAGCCGCAAAATGAGGTCTGAGCCCCCCGGACCTGCCACGGCCCCGGCGCTTCTGCGCTCCCCGCCTCGCCCGCACCGCTGGGTACAGCGATGCTCGCTCCCCTCCCCCACCGCCGGGATGCGGCGAGGGGACGGGCCCGGCGCACCCCGGAGCCTTGCGGGGCCTACCCCCGCCCAGCAGCCGGCACCGGGCACACCCCAGGCGGCCAGTGACCCGCCGGCTCCCCGTGGATGGGGACGGGGATGGGCCGGGCTGCCCGACCTGCTCGCTCTCCAGCAGCACCATCCTGCTCCGCCGGGCCGGAAACGCCGCGCGCACGCACCCGCGGGCGCACGCGCACCGCAACGCGAGGCGGAACCGCGCAGGCGACCACGCCCCTAAGCCGCTCGTGCCGCTTGGCGGAACGGAGGCGACGGAGAGCGCCGCGCGCGGaggggcggggagcggcgcgggGGGAACGCCACGTCAGCCCCGCCAGGCCGgctccgccccgccccgccggctccgccccgccccgccccgccccgccccgccccgccgcgggaCTGCGCCCCGGGGCCCCAGCGGCGCTGTGCGGGCGGCCGCAGCCTGTCCGTGACCCGAGACACGGATCAGGCCGGCGGGAAAGGCCAGCCCTCCCGCTACCGCCGTTACGTGCTCCACCCCGCTGCGCACCCTGCTGTCCGGTAACGGCCGCAGCGCGGGGCTTACCCGAGCAAACAACGGGCGCGCACGCGGCCGGCAGCAGCGGCACCGCGCCAGGCCCGGGGCGGCCGCATCCCTGCGGGCCCACGGGTCCGCGGGCCGGGACTCGGGCTGAGGGACCGGCCGCGGGCGCTGGTGTTGGGGCTCGGGCTGCTGGGGAGCGGGACACGGGCCTGGGCGCCGCGCTCCTCACAAGCGTGGGAGGTTGCAAGCCAGCTCTTGGCTCACCGTACCGTGGACTGGGTGTTCAGGCCCCCTGtgcctcagtgtccccaggcACCAGGGGCAGCTCGCAAACCCACATGCCTGAAAACCGCTGCTGCTGGCCACTGTTGCCAGTGGAGGGCCAAAATGGCCCTTGCAAAGAGTCATGACAAGTGTGACTGGCTGAAGGCTCGGAGCATAGAGGGTGTGATttcaaactgaagaaaacaccTAGATTGGTACAACAAACCAGCATCtgggggggcaggcagggactTCACACCCAGAGTACttggagctgctgaggggcagGTCCTGGAAAGGGGGAGTTTTCTGTCAGGCCCAGGTTTATTGATCTGGGAACACATAGAAATAGCATTTAATCTAGTGCCTTTCCATGTTTCTcactagaaaatatttcttatttcctctaCGGACCTAACAAAAGTGGCAGATAATGCCATAcaggtaaaagggaaaaactgCACTGATAGGTGCCTTAGGCCCTGGGGAATTTCAACTGTTAATATAGGAGCTCAGGACAGCATTCTACACAGAACTGAAATACCTTCCTGTGTTATCATATTATCATTCTCATGGTGGGGGTGTTGTTTCATATACAAAACAACGCTTTGTAATGAAAACGTCTAGTCACTCCAAAAGTCCTATTTAGCGTTTACAATCATTTGCTCTCCTTTTGCAGGTTCGTCCAGAGGCAGTAGAGGGTGCTGTGATTGCACAGACAGAAGTGAAACTGCCTAAAGAACAAGGAAACAAATCCCCAAGAAGCAGGTCATCACAACACGGCCATGGTTTATCAAAATCTATCggtttattaaattaaattcattaTGTTGGAGTCAAAGGAAGTGTAGAGATCCAACACTGCCTTTCCCTCACTGTATTGTCCTCCTGATGTTTACTCTCTGCAGTTGAGGAGGAAAGACTTCACAAAAGTAAATTTTGGTGTTTCTCATAGCACTAAAAATCATGCAAAAACTGAAGTGAGGAATATATGTTATATAAGTCTTCTGAAAACTGGCACTCTAAGGGGATACCATCAGTGCTGTGGTCGGAAGTACTGACAGGCCAAAGCCTTGTACAGTTGCAGAAAGGGATGGTCCCTGCCCCTAAAGGCTTCCAGTCAGTGTGCACAACAAGTGAGGACAGGTGGATGCAAGGAGCCTTTGCCTGGTTGCAGGAGCAGTCAGAACAAACTCCTAATTACTAGAGGTTGTTTTGTCAGAAATCTAGAGTAGGGTTGTATTTTCAAAAGAGCTTTGCATGAGGACAATGCAATAATGTTGCAGATTTTATAGGCAACTAgtgaaagaagagcagaaatggaaaaactaAAACAATTGCAACATACTCCCCCTTGAAACTACTGTGGTTACGGACACTGGAAGgcagaaaaaatgcatttccacTCATGCTTGCCAGA from Columba livia isolate bColLiv1 breed racing homer chromosome 5, bColLiv1.pat.W.v2, whole genome shotgun sequence carries:
- the SRP14 gene encoding signal recognition particle 14 kDa protein; translation: MVLLESEQFLTELTRLFQKCRTSGSVFITLKKYDGRTKPVPRKGHVEGFEPADNKCLLRATDGKKKISTVVSSKEVNKFQMAYSNLLRANMDGLKKKDKKSKNKKSKATQ